From the Lolium rigidum isolate FL_2022 chromosome 2, APGP_CSIRO_Lrig_0.1, whole genome shotgun sequence genome, one window contains:
- the LOC124690975 gene encoding putative ripening-related protein 5: MAILLLLAALTASHIASSLADCQFSGYLPGRSGACDQTNSPDCCVDGQQYQRFLCSPPVTAPATWAALTVNSFREGGDGGFPSECDMAYHDDSEMVVALSTGWYNGMSRCGRSVKITARGGAFVYATVVDECDSVNGCDAEHNFEQPCGNNVVDASPAVWFALGLDKDVGLEAVTWSDA; this comes from the exons ATGgcgatcctcctcctcctcgccgcgctcACCGCATCCCACATTGCGTCCTCTCTCGCCGACTGCCAGTTCAGCGGCTACCTCCCGGGCAGGTCCGGCGCCTGCGACCAGACCAACAGCCCGGACTGCTGCGTGGACGGGCAGCAGTACCAACGGTTCCTCTGCTCGCCGCCGGTGACCGCCCCCGCGACATGGGCCGCCCTCACCGTCAACAGCTTCAGGGAGGGCGGGGACGGCGGGTTCCCGTCGGAGTGCGACATGGCGTACCACGACGACTCGGAGATGGTTGTCGCGCTCTCCACCGGCTGGTACAACGGCATGTCGCGCTGCGGCCGGAGCGTCAAGATCACCGCCAGAGGCGGCGCCTTCGTGTACGCCACGGTGGTGGACGAGTGCGACTCCGTCAATGGCTGCGACGCTGAGCACAACTTCGAGCAGCCGTGTGGCAATAACGTGGTCGACGCCTCGCCGGCGGT GTGGTTCGCCCTGGGTCTCGACAAGGATGTTGGTCTAGAGGCCGTCACCTGGTCTGACGCGTAA
- the LOC124693479 gene encoding 50S ribosomal protein L9, chloroplastic: MASPSCASTLPWTAAFAPSSSSASAASPRGLQTRRAPSLVIVAQGKVKKYRQVILMDDIEEVGGKKGDTMKVRAGFYRNFLLPKGKATLLTPDVLKEMELEQVRIEAEKKRVKEEAQQLARVFETIGAFKVPRKGGKGKQIFGSVTSQDLVEIIKSQLNRDVDKRLVEVPEIREVGEYVAEIKLHPDVTAKVRLTVYAK; the protein is encoded by the exons ATGGCGTCGCCGTCGTGTGCATCCACGCTGCCCTGGACCGCCGCCTTCGcaccatcctcctcctccgcctccgccgcctcgccgcgCGGACTCCAGACGCGCCGGGCGCCGTCGCTGGTCATCGTTGCCCAGGGCAAGGTCAAGAAGTATCGCCAG GTCATACTGATGGATGACATTGAGGAGGTGGGTGGGAAAAAGGGGGACACGATGAAGGTGCGGGCCGGCTTCTACCGCAACTTCCTCCTCCCCAAGGGGAAAGCTACTCTGCTCACTCCGGACGTCCTCAA GGAAATGGAACTGGAGCAGGTTAGAATAGAGGCTGAAAAGAAACGG GTAAAAGAAGAGGCACAGCAACTTGCGCGAGTATTCGAGACTATCGGGGCATTCAAGGTGCCACGTAAAGGTGGAAAAGGAAAGCAGATCTTCGGGAG TGTCACGTcgcaagatctcgtcgagatcatAAAGTCACAGCTTAACAG GGACGTCGACAAACGCCTGGTGGAGGTTCCGGAGATCCGCGAGGTCGGGGAGTATGTCGCCGAGATCAAGCTCCACCCCGATGTCACTGCCAAGGTGAGGCTGACTGTGTATGCCAAGTGA